From the genome of Vicia villosa cultivar HV-30 ecotype Madison, WI linkage group LG2, Vvil1.0, whole genome shotgun sequence, one region includes:
- the LOC131653739 gene encoding protein TIC 20-IV, chloroplastic translates to MAGQFTAAAAATTTNVSLLRLPSLSNKDLIPERRVTFYKKRNFAIKALAGSSLERSATRLTPVPSLLSTDNRGHLLLGVPISRRGSSSTRPQAYIYHWSGFRIPANAEKPEWWWRTLSCIPYLIALQMSATGYYIEPLLDKYKFFENLIFYIPGAVNRLPTWFPILYCYLAIVLVVKNRDFPVIFRFHVMAGMLLEIALQIIWVASNFLPLIHFKGTLGMYYWAGVALAYILLTMHSIRCALLGTFSNIPVISESAFLHSLFSLGGFQRPF, encoded by the exons ATGGCAGGTCAATTCACCGCCGCCGCTGCAGCCACAACAACCAACGTTTCTCTTCTCCGTCTCCCTTCTCTCTC GAATAAAGATTTGATCCCGGAAAGACGAGTTACATTCTACAAGAAAAGGAATTTTGCCATCAAAGCTCTTGCAGGCAGTTCTCTGG AAAGATCAGCTACGCGACTCACACCTGTTCCATCTTTACTATCTACTGATAACCGTGGTCATCTCTTACTCGGTGTTCCTATATCTCGAAGAGGCAGTTCTAGCACCCGTCCACAAGCATATATATACCATTGGTCTGGCTTTCGAATCCCTGCAAATGCTGAGAAGCCAGAATGGTGGTGGAGGACTTTATCCTGTATACCCTATCTAATAGCATTGCAGATGTCTGCAACTGGGTATTACATAGAGCCTTTACTTGATAAATATAAGTTCTTTGAAAATCTGATCTTTTATATCCCAGGAGCTGTCAATCGATTGCCAACCTGGTTCCCTATATTATACTGCTATTTGGCTATTGTGctagtggtaaaaaatagggaCTTTCCCGTTATCTTCAGATTCCATGTAATGGCGGGAATGCTACTAGAAATTGCTCTGCAGATAATATGGGTTGCAAGCAATTTCTTGCCGCTCATACACTTCAAGGGAACGCTTGGGATGTATTACTGGGCTGGTGTGGCGTTGGCATATATTCTTCTAACCATGCATTCCATCAGGTGTGCTCTTCTTGGTACATTTTCGAATATCCCTGTTATTAGTGAATCAGCTTTCCTTCATTCTCTATTTAGTTTAGGAGGGTTCCAGCGGCCGTTTTAG